A section of the Campylobacter concisus genome encodes:
- the lgt gene encoding prolipoprotein diacylglyceryl transferase, whose product MEIWNDIYNHFNPVAFSIFGFSVHWYGLMYILALVLALAMAKYLVKKDKITISNQLLDNYFFWVEIGVILGARLGWVLVYSGEVSYYLTQPWQIFNPFHNGEFIGIRGMSYHGAVVGFLLATYLFCKRYKQNLWQLLDLCAVCIPFGYTFGRVGNFLNQELFGRVTDVPWAINVFGQPRHPSQLYEAFLEGLVIFIILFLYRKFKKFNGELIALYAIFYTFARFVCEFFREPDSGLGFIVFDLSMGQILSLIMCSFGIFVYIMLFKRFTKI is encoded by the coding sequence ATGGAAATTTGGAACGACATTTATAACCACTTTAATCCAGTAGCCTTTAGTATCTTTGGCTTTAGCGTGCACTGGTATGGGCTTATGTATATTTTAGCCCTTGTTTTGGCGCTTGCCATGGCAAAGTATCTCGTTAAAAAAGATAAAATCACAATCTCAAATCAGCTCTTGGATAACTACTTTTTTTGGGTTGAAATAGGCGTTATTTTAGGCGCTAGGCTTGGCTGGGTTTTAGTCTATTCAGGCGAAGTAAGCTACTACTTGACACAACCTTGGCAAATTTTTAATCCATTTCATAACGGCGAGTTTATAGGAATTCGTGGCATGAGTTACCACGGAGCAGTAGTTGGCTTTTTGCTTGCGACATATCTATTTTGCAAAAGGTATAAACAAAATTTATGGCAGCTACTTGATCTTTGTGCCGTTTGCATACCTTTTGGCTATACATTTGGCAGGGTCGGAAATTTCTTAAATCAAGAGCTTTTTGGGCGAGTTACGGATGTGCCTTGGGCGATAAATGTTTTTGGCCAGCCAAGGCATCCTAGCCAACTTTATGAGGCATTCTTAGAAGGTTTAGTTATTTTTATTATTTTATTTTTATATAGGAAATTTAAGAAATTTAATGGCGAGCTGATCGCACTTTATGCCATTTTTTACACCTTTGCAAGATTTGTTTGCGAATTCTTTAGAGAGCCTGATTCTGGGCTTGGTTTTATTGTTTTTGATCTTTCAATGGGACAAATTTTATCGCTTATTATGTGTAGCTTTGGAATTTTTGTTTATATTATGCTTTTTAAGAGATTTACGAAAATTTAA
- a CDS encoding IMPACT family protein: protein MQTIDRIFKAQLDIKKSNFLAFLCPISLFKSLHERLKEEHFKAVHVVWATRELNKYGQIVENQSDDGEPKGTSGQPSLNALRGAELINVGVLIVRYFGGIKLGTGGLVRAYSGAVNEVINEAIKDSGVMKFEIKDEIKFFTPFSLMSRFEHYFATTNLSEFEREFNDTGAIWSVNLNEAEFAELFKFCKEFEASEFKFLALALSSKSLFAHQS, encoded by the coding sequence TTGCAGACAATTGATAGGATTTTTAAAGCCCAGCTTGATATAAAAAAGTCAAATTTTTTGGCATTTTTGTGCCCGATAAGCTTGTTTAAAAGCTTGCATGAACGCCTAAAAGAGGAGCATTTTAAGGCCGTTCATGTAGTTTGGGCAACAAGGGAATTAAACAAATACGGACAAATCGTTGAAAATCAAAGTGATGACGGCGAGCCAAAGGGCACTAGCGGTCAGCCAAGCCTAAACGCGCTAAGGGGTGCTGAGCTAATAAATGTTGGTGTCTTGATAGTCAGGTATTTTGGCGGGATAAAGCTTGGCACTGGAGGACTTGTAAGAGCCTACTCTGGGGCTGTAAATGAGGTGATAAATGAGGCCATAAAAGATAGTGGCGTGATGAAATTTGAGATAAAAGATGAGATCAAATTTTTTACGCCATTCTCACTGATGAGCCGCTTTGAGCACTATTTTGCCACTACAAATTTAAGCGAGTTTGAAAGAGAATTTAATGACACTGGAGCGATCTGGAGCGTAAATTTAAACGAGGCTGAGTTTGCCGAGCTATTTAAATTTTGCAAAGAATTTGAAGCAAGCGAGTTTAAATTTTTAGCCCTTGCGCTTAGTAGCAAGAGCTTATTCGCTCATCAAAGCTAA
- the galU gene encoding UTP--glucose-1-phosphate uridylyltransferase GalU, protein MIQTCLFPAAGYGTRFLPATKSLPKEMLPILTKPLIHYGVDEALEAGMDNMAFVTGRGKRALEDYFDISYELEKEIAGSSKESLLSEVRNLMSSCTFSFTRQNAMKGLGHAIYTGKTLVRDEAFGVILADDLCINENGEGVLSQMVKIYEKYRCSVVAVMEVPKEQTKSYGVVSGRFIEDDLIMVDDMVEKPDPAEAPTNLAIIGRYILTPDIFNILERTKPGKNGEIQITDALKTQAKDGMVLAYKFKGKRFDCGSIDGFIEATNFFYERSK, encoded by the coding sequence ATGATACAAACTTGCCTATTTCCAGCGGCTGGATATGGAACGAGGTTTTTACCAGCTACAAAATCGCTCCCAAAAGAGATGTTGCCGATCCTTACAAAACCGCTCATTCACTACGGCGTTGATGAGGCACTTGAGGCTGGCATGGATAATATGGCATTTGTCACAGGACGCGGAAAAAGGGCGCTTGAGGACTATTTTGACATCAGCTACGAGCTAGAAAAAGAGATCGCAGGTAGCTCAAAAGAGTCGCTGCTAAGCGAAGTTAGAAATTTAATGAGTTCGTGTACATTTTCATTTACGAGACAAAATGCTATGAAAGGGCTTGGACACGCCATTTATACTGGCAAAACTCTAGTTCGAGATGAAGCATTTGGGGTCATTTTGGCAGATGATTTATGTATAAATGAAAATGGTGAGGGTGTGCTTTCGCAGATGGTTAAAATTTATGAAAAGTATCGTTGTAGCGTAGTTGCTGTGATGGAAGTGCCAAAAGAGCAGACCAAGTCTTACGGCGTTGTAAGTGGTAGATTTATAGAAGATGATCTTATAATGGTTGATGATATGGTTGAAAAGCCTGATCCTGCCGAGGCTCCGACAAATTTAGCGATAATCGGGCGCTACATCCTAACGCCAGATATTTTTAACATTTTAGAGCGAACAAAACCAGGCAAAAACGGCGAAATCCAGATCACAGATGCACTAAAAACGCAAGCAAAAGATGGTATGGTGCTAGCTTATAAATTTAAGGGCAAGAGGTTTGACTGCGGCAGTATCGACGGCTTTATCGAGGCTACAAATTTCTTTTACGAGCGAAGTAAATGA
- a CDS encoding glucose-6-phosphate isomerase, with protein MIETSFKFNFASSDVIDSYAKRINDEYESGEIGYYHLPALGQNLLGEIEEYEKGLAHIKNVVLVGIGGSSLGVKALKSMLEGTKGIKRELLFLDNVDPCSYKSTLDGLNFDETLFIISSKSGNTIETITIFKCLLDDFRPQNLGKNFLIITDPGTNLENFAKENGIKFFNIPKNVGGRFSVLSAIGLVPLGICGYDIKALLDGALACKKQYIEQKDSSIVAKAYHYATSRNASINVIFSYCDRFFEFNDWYVQLWAESLGKKRGYKRVGLTPVGLVGSRDQHSFLQLIIDGVKDKSVTFIKIKDHASDEAIPNLSLKGLEECDFVAGLSLNELINLQCDATAMALVQEGISVDTITLERLDEFHAGWLIFYYELLTSATGIMLGINTYDQPGVEIGKRILKTMLLK; from the coding sequence ATGATAGAGACTTCATTTAAATTTAACTTTGCAAGCAGCGACGTCATCGACTCTTATGCCAAACGCATAAACGACGAGTACGAAAGCGGCGAGATAGGCTACTACCACCTGCCAGCTCTTGGCCAAAATTTACTTGGCGAGATCGAGGAGTATGAAAAGGGGCTAGCTCATATCAAAAACGTCGTGCTAGTTGGCATTGGCGGCAGCAGTCTTGGCGTAAAGGCGCTAAAATCGATGCTTGAAGGTACAAAGGGGATAAAAAGAGAGCTATTATTTTTAGACAATGTCGATCCTTGCAGCTATAAAAGCACGCTTGATGGGCTAAATTTTGACGAGACTCTTTTTATAATAAGCTCAAAATCAGGCAATACGATCGAGACGATTACTATTTTTAAGTGCTTGCTCGATGACTTTAGGCCTCAAAATTTAGGCAAAAATTTCCTCATAATCACCGATCCAGGCACAAATTTAGAAAATTTTGCCAAAGAAAATGGCATTAAATTTTTTAACATCCCAAAAAACGTTGGCGGTAGATTTAGCGTACTAAGTGCGATAGGTCTTGTGCCTCTTGGTATCTGTGGCTACGATATAAAGGCACTTCTGGATGGCGCACTTGCTTGTAAGAAGCAATATATTGAGCAAAAAGATAGCTCCATAGTCGCTAAAGCTTACCACTACGCCACTAGCAGAAATGCTAGTATAAATGTCATTTTTAGCTATTGCGATAGATTTTTTGAATTTAACGACTGGTACGTGCAGCTTTGGGCGGAGAGCCTTGGTAAAAAAAGAGGCTATAAAAGAGTCGGCCTTACGCCAGTTGGACTTGTTGGCAGCCGCGATCAGCACAGCTTTTTACAGCTTATCATTGACGGCGTAAAAGATAAGAGCGTGACATTTATAAAGATAAAAGATCACGCAAGCGACGAGGCTATCCCAAATTTGAGCCTAAAAGGGCTTGAAGAGTGCGATTTTGTAGCAGGACTAAGCCTAAATGAGCTTATAAATTTGCAGTGCGACGCGACAGCTATGGCGCTGGTGCAAGAGGGCATAAGTGTCGATACGATCACGCTTGAGAGGCTTGATGAGTTTCATGCTGGCTGGCTCATTTTTTACTACGAGCTACTAACCTCGGCCACTGGTATCATGCTAGGCATCAATACCTACGATCAGCCAGGCGTTGAGATAGGAAAACGTATCTTAAAAACTATGCTTTTAAAGTAA
- a CDS encoding DUF1287 domain-containing protein has protein sequence MKKFLLLALFATQIFAFSASKFVNDARSQIGVTLSYDPSYEKLAYPIGDVDIKKGVCTDVVVRALRHQDMDLQRLIFEDMSRNFASYPKKWGLKKADKNIDHRRVLNIATYLKRKGFEVSDNKFLPGDIVTWMLPRNLPHIGVISDKFEGQTPLVIHNIGSGVQEENILYNYKITGHFRLK, from the coding sequence ATGAAAAAATTTCTACTTTTAGCTCTTTTTGCCACGCAAATTTTTGCCTTTTCGGCGAGTAAATTTGTAAATGACGCTAGGTCACAGATCGGCGTGACGCTAAGCTACGACCCAAGCTACGAAAAGCTAGCCTATCCTATAGGTGACGTGGATATCAAAAAGGGCGTTTGCACTGACGTTGTGGTAAGGGCGCTACGTCATCAGGATATGGATCTGCAAAGGCTCATTTTTGAAGATATGAGTAGAAATTTCGCAAGCTATCCTAAAAAATGGGGACTTAAAAAGGCTGATAAAAACATCGATCACAGGCGTGTTTTAAACATCGCTACCTATCTAAAAAGAAAAGGTTTTGAGGTGAGCGATAATAAATTTCTGCCAGGGGATATCGTCACATGGATGCTGCCAAGAAATTTACCTCACATCGGTGTGATCTCAGATAAATTTGAAGGCCAAACACCGCTTGTCATCCACAATATCGGCTCTGGCGTACAAGAAGAAAATATACTTTATAACTACAAGATCACAGGTCATTTTAGGCTAAAGTAG
- a CDS encoding ABC-F family ATP-binding cassette domain-containing protein, whose amino-acid sequence MLEVRGLTQRFASSLLFEDVNLKLNRHNRYGLIGANGAGKSTFLKILSGAIEPTSGEIIIENGLKVGVLGQDQFAFENFTLKDAVLYGNKRLYDAVKEKEKLYMSEEFTDEINERLSELEMISAEEDPSYEYETRIEKILSSLGLNEFDKLMSEVENSDKVKVLLAQVLFPKPDILFLDEPTNNLDIDAIAWLENELNRHEGTLVVISHDRHFLNRVCTNILDVDFRKIREFSGNYDDWYMAANLIAKQHEMERDKKLKEKEELEKFIARFSANASKARQATSRAKQLEKLDIAEIAVSSRRDPSILFRANREIGNELIELKNVSKKFDDKVIFENFNFKLEKGDKLAIIGHNGVGKSTLCKIIMGEIKPDAGEVHIGATIELGYFAQDTVNKIDGELKLYEYLQDAKNKDIDEIRKCLGRMLFSGAEQEKAVGALSGGEKHRVRLAQLMLHRPNLLVMDEPNNHLDLEAIIALGEAFYNFNGSVICVSHDRELIDAFANRILHLKGNGEVVDFKGTYEEYRANLGLES is encoded by the coding sequence ATGTTAGAAGTTAGGGGACTTACTCAAAGATTTGCAAGCAGTTTGCTATTTGAGGATGTAAATTTAAAGCTAAATCGCCACAACAGATACGGACTAATCGGCGCAAATGGCGCTGGTAAATCGACATTTTTAAAAATTTTAAGCGGAGCTATCGAGCCAACTAGCGGCGAGATCATCATAGAAAATGGCCTAAAAGTTGGCGTGCTTGGGCAAGATCAGTTTGCGTTTGAAAATTTCACGCTCAAAGATGCGGTGCTTTATGGTAACAAACGCCTATATGACGCTGTCAAAGAGAAAGAAAAGCTCTATATGAGCGAGGAATTTACTGATGAGATAAATGAGCGCTTAAGCGAGCTTGAGATGATAAGTGCCGAAGAGGATCCAAGCTACGAGTATGAGACTAGGATAGAAAAAATTTTAAGCTCGCTTGGGCTAAATGAATTTGATAAGCTCATGAGCGAGGTTGAAAACTCAGATAAAGTTAAGGTTTTGCTAGCTCAGGTGCTATTTCCAAAGCCAGACATCTTGTTTTTAGACGAGCCAACAAACAACCTTGACATAGACGCGATCGCATGGCTAGAAAACGAGCTAAACCGCCATGAGGGCACACTTGTGGTTATCAGCCACGATAGGCACTTTTTAAATAGAGTTTGTACAAACATTTTGGATGTGGATTTTAGAAAAATTCGCGAGTTTTCAGGCAACTACGACGACTGGTATATGGCTGCAAATTTGATCGCAAAGCAGCATGAGATGGAGCGTGATAAGAAGCTAAAAGAGAAAGAGGAGCTGGAGAAATTTATCGCGAGGTTCTCAGCAAATGCGAGCAAAGCAAGGCAAGCAACCTCTCGCGCAAAACAGCTTGAAAAACTCGATATCGCCGAGATCGCAGTATCAAGCAGACGCGATCCTAGTATACTATTTCGTGCAAATCGCGAGATAGGCAATGAGCTAATAGAGCTTAAAAATGTAAGTAAGAAATTTGATGATAAAGTGATATTTGAAAACTTTAACTTTAAGCTCGAAAAGGGCGACAAGCTAGCCATCATTGGCCACAACGGCGTTGGTAAAAGCACGCTTTGTAAGATCATAATGGGCGAGATAAAGCCTGACGCAGGCGAAGTGCATATAGGTGCTACCATCGAGCTAGGATATTTTGCGCAAGATACGGTAAATAAGATAGATGGCGAGCTAAAGCTTTATGAGTACTTGCAAGATGCCAAAAACAAGGACATCGACGAGATTAGAAAGTGCCTTGGTAGGATGCTCTTTAGTGGCGCTGAGCAAGAAAAGGCAGTGGGCGCGCTAAGTGGTGGCGAAAAACACCGAGTAAGGCTAGCTCAGCTTATGCTTCATAGACCAAATTTACTTGTAATGGATGAGCCAAACAACCACCTTGATCTCGAGGCTATCATCGCGCTTGGCGAGGCATTTTATAACTTTAATGGCTCAGTTATCTGCGTGAGCCACGACAGGGAGCTGATAGACGCCTTTGCAAATAGAATTTTACATCTAAAAGGCAATGGCGAAGTGGTTGATTTTAAAGGCACATATGAAGAATACAGAGCAAATTTGGGGCTTGAGAGCTAA
- a CDS encoding aspartate ammonia-lyase — MATRKEHDFIGELEISDDFYYGIQTFRATENFHMSGRTLKEYPYFVKAFAQIKKAAALANKEVGVLDPKIADTLAKAADRVIAGEFLDQFVVDMVQGGAGTSTNMNANEVITNIALESMGHKKGEYQYIHPNDHTNLGQSTNDTYPSSIKVATYAKLTDLLAAMNLLKDELEKKAKDFKDIIKMGRTELEDAVPTTLGNTFNAFASYIKSDIEKITAARESMTYLNMGATAIGTGINCHPDYKNVVVKKLKDITGVDFKKADDFIAATQDTADFVHVSGALKTAAVRLSKIANDLRLMNSGPRCGLGEINLPQMQPGSSIMPGKVNPVIAEVVGEACYEVIGNDVTIMLCSERGEFELNAFEPGIAYALFNSIFILENAMKTLAEKAVRKLTANPEACLKSVLGSVGIVTAFNPYIGYEKSASIAKEALQTGKAVGDICLERGYLSKEEIDKILEPKNMLNPSMVR; from the coding sequence ATGGCAACCAGAAAAGAACACGATTTTATAGGTGAGTTGGAAATCTCTGACGATTTTTATTATGGTATCCAAACATTTAGAGCTACCGAAAATTTTCACATGAGCGGTAGAACACTAAAAGAGTATCCATACTTTGTAAAAGCATTTGCACAAATCAAAAAAGCAGCCGCACTTGCAAATAAAGAGGTTGGCGTTTTAGATCCTAAGATCGCTGATACTCTAGCAAAAGCCGCTGATAGAGTAATAGCTGGTGAGTTTTTGGATCAATTTGTGGTTGATATGGTTCAAGGTGGTGCTGGAACAAGTACAAACATGAATGCAAATGAGGTTATTACAAACATCGCACTTGAGAGCATGGGTCATAAAAAAGGCGAGTATCAATACATCCATCCAAATGATCATACAAACCTTGGACAAAGCACAAACGACACTTACCCAAGCTCAATAAAAGTAGCAACTTACGCAAAGCTTACTGATTTGCTTGCTGCTATGAATTTACTAAAAGACGAACTTGAGAAAAAAGCAAAAGATTTTAAAGATATCATTAAAATGGGTAGAACTGAGCTTGAGGACGCAGTTCCTACAACGCTTGGTAATACATTTAACGCATTTGCAAGCTACATTAAAAGCGATATCGAAAAGATAACAGCTGCGCGCGAGTCAATGACATATCTAAATATGGGTGCAACTGCGATTGGTACAGGTATTAACTGCCATCCTGATTATAAAAATGTAGTTGTTAAAAAGTTAAAAGATATCACTGGTGTTGATTTCAAAAAAGCTGATGATTTCATCGCAGCTACACAAGACACTGCAGACTTCGTTCACGTAAGTGGTGCGTTAAAAACTGCAGCTGTTAGACTTTCAAAAATCGCAAATGACCTTCGTTTGATGAATTCAGGTCCAAGATGCGGTCTTGGAGAGATAAATTTACCGCAAATGCAACCAGGCAGCTCAATCATGCCAGGCAAAGTAAACCCAGTTATCGCTGAGGTTGTAGGCGAAGCGTGCTATGAAGTAATCGGTAACGACGTAACTATCATGCTTTGCTCAGAAAGAGGCGAATTTGAGCTAAATGCATTTGAGCCAGGCATTGCTTATGCGTTATTTAACTCTATATTTATCCTTGAAAACGCGATGAAAACACTAGCTGAAAAAGCTGTAAGAAAACTAACAGCAAATCCTGAAGCTTGCTTAAAATCAGTTCTAGGCTCAGTTGGTATCGTAACAGCATTTAACCCATACATTGGCTATGAAAAATCTGCAAGTATCGCTAAAGAAGCCCTTCAAACTGGTAAAGCAGTTGGCGATATCTGCCTAGAGAGAGGTTATCTAAGCAAAGAAGAGATCGATAAAATTTTAGAGCCAAAAAATATGCTAAATCCAAGCATGGTTAGGTAA
- a CDS encoding anaerobic C4-dicarboxylate transporter: MDISLILQLIVLFGAIFLGVRLGGMAIGYAGGIGVVVLTLGLGLKAGSIPWDVILIIMSVIAAITAMQVAGGLDYLVQIAEGILRKHPKYINFLAPVVTYLLTVFAGTGHTAFSMIPVITEVAKTQNIKPSAPLSIAVVASQIAITASPVSAAVVFMAGEHALGGLGISYPLLLAIWIPTTFIGCMLTALVINIFYNLDLSSDKEYQRRLKEGLIKDVKIEEKKELPKGAKLSVLIFLVGVISVVLYATAISKNVGWIKPSYVTGYEKIYETKSPDKFNELVAKDIKVKTDSTTNVKYVEDPDKPTKVLVLTRDNAIMSFMLVIATLITLTCGVKVDKLFNTATFKSGMTACVCVLGVAWLGDTFVVNHTDAIKNFAGDFVKDYPFMLAVALFFASMLLYSQAATAKALIPTVIAALGLTAANNGDAYILVASFAAVSALFVLPTYPTLLGAVQMDDTGTTRIGKYIFNHSFFIPGVLAIAFSVALGFLIAPILL, encoded by the coding sequence ATGGATATTTCATTGATATTACAGTTGATCGTGCTTTTTGGTGCGATATTCTTGGGTGTTAGACTAGGCGGTATGGCTATTGGTTATGCTGGTGGCATTGGCGTCGTAGTTTTAACTTTAGGACTTGGATTAAAAGCAGGTAGTATACCTTGGGATGTTATTTTAATCATTATGTCCGTTATAGCTGCTATTACAGCGATGCAAGTAGCTGGTGGCCTTGATTATTTGGTGCAAATAGCTGAAGGGATACTAAGAAAACATCCAAAATATATAAATTTCTTAGCCCCAGTTGTCACTTACTTGCTAACTGTATTCGCTGGTACTGGACACACAGCATTTTCTATGATTCCAGTCATTACCGAAGTTGCAAAGACACAAAACATTAAGCCTAGCGCGCCTCTTAGTATAGCTGTTGTTGCTAGTCAGATAGCTATTACTGCAAGCCCAGTTTCAGCAGCGGTTGTATTTATGGCTGGTGAGCATGCTTTGGGTGGACTTGGCATTAGCTATCCATTACTATTAGCTATCTGGATACCTACAACTTTTATTGGTTGTATGCTAACAGCTCTTGTTATAAATATATTTTATAACCTTGATCTAAGTAGCGATAAAGAGTATCAAAGAAGACTTAAAGAAGGGCTAATCAAAGATGTTAAAATTGAAGAGAAAAAAGAGCTTCCAAAAGGAGCTAAACTATCTGTTTTAATATTCCTGGTTGGCGTTATCTCTGTCGTTTTATATGCTACTGCTATTAGTAAAAACGTAGGCTGGATAAAACCAAGCTATGTAACAGGTTATGAAAAAATTTATGAGACCAAAAGTCCAGATAAATTTAATGAACTTGTTGCAAAAGATATAAAAGTCAAAACTGACTCAACTACTAATGTAAAATATGTAGAAGATCCAGATAAACCTACAAAGGTGTTGGTATTAACTAGAGATAACGCTATTATGAGCTTTATGCTAGTTATCGCTACTTTAATCACACTAACTTGTGGCGTTAAAGTCGATAAGTTATTTAATACAGCTACATTTAAAAGTGGTATGACCGCGTGCGTCTGCGTGTTGGGCGTGGCATGGCTTGGAGATACTTTTGTGGTAAATCACACCGATGCGATCAAAAATTTTGCCGGCGATTTTGTTAAAGACTATCCGTTTATGCTAGCTGTTGCGCTATTTTTTGCTAGTATGCTTCTTTATTCTCAAGCTGCTACCGCAAAGGCACTTATTCCTACAGTTATAGCCGCACTTGGTCTAACTGCTGCAAATAACGGTGACGCATATATTTTAGTTGCATCATTTGCTGCAGTTTCAGCATTGTTTGTGTTGCCAACATATCCGACACTACTTGGAGCCGTTCAAATGGACGATACTGGAACAACTAGGATAGGTAAATATATATTTAACCACTCCTTTTTTATTCCAGGCGTTTTAGCTATTGCTTTTTCTGTCGCACTTGGATTTTTGATAGCTCCGATACTTTTATAA
- the phsA gene encoding thiosulfate reductase PhsA — protein MSLNRRLFLKFGAGVSMVASSLPGGALENAAKQDEKYVRSFCEMCSSRCPIEAKVVDNKICFLSGNPKAGGTATSLCARGGSGFSQLYDENRVKKPLIRVGERGENKWREASWDEALDLVASKMLEIKQKYGPESFVFTCKSSQTHKLMVNFASAYGSPNCFSHFSCCPITYQMVCEQMYGIAKLKRDFANAKYVVNFGHNLFEGIVIADAKKLAKFAAKKDTKLLVLEPRFSVVASKADEWLPVRPGTDLAFVLAIINTWIQNGTYDKEFIEKFTIGFDEIVKSVEGKTPEWQEAITGIKASDVRRIADEIYKAAPRVIFDFGHKTTTTRAEYMRTKAIMVANAMMGNWEVKGGLFGGKNAKTFNKLVGEDKFPVLKNPDEKFKVPKVTRLDFAGEAGRHKFVSRKHGVLMDINDAILNEKPYAIKGWFNIRFNHLINVAETMKSIEAMKKLDFIVVSDVYLNDMATFADVILPESSYLERDEGIEDKSGLKPAYMIRNKVIDPVGDTRDGAFIFRELARRMKIDELYTWNDIREFRMQQAGGDVNLLATLEKDGFITWDEPGILFREKGMIDKFVAKYPVASKFVGENGLMDDMAKLKTKSGKIELFLPDVEAQFAGYGALNDKDMDTFDGHDLCLTCGKTPIHTNGHTQAVPSLHDLMSDSPIWINPKTAKRKNLRDGDMVVVKNKFGEQKGKLMVTEGIREDTLFIYHGFGHITPALKSIDHVGLNTSVLLNPAEGPVAATMVTNVGVSISKA, from the coding sequence ATGAGCTTAAATAGACGATTATTTTTAAAATTCGGTGCTGGAGTTAGTATGGTTGCATCGTCCTTGCCGGGTGGTGCTTTAGAAAATGCTGCAAAGCAAGATGAGAAGTACGTCCGCAGCTTTTGCGAGATGTGCTCTTCAAGATGCCCTATCGAAGCAAAGGTCGTTGATAATAAAATTTGCTTCTTAAGCGGTAATCCAAAAGCTGGCGGTACGGCGACTTCGCTTTGTGCAAGAGGTGGCTCTGGTTTTAGTCAGCTTTATGACGAAAATAGAGTCAAAAAGCCTTTGATCAGGGTTGGAGAGAGAGGAGAAAATAAGTGGCGTGAGGCTAGCTGGGACGAGGCACTTGACCTAGTTGCTTCAAAAATGCTTGAGATCAAGCAAAAGTATGGCCCTGAAAGCTTTGTCTTTACCTGTAAAAGCTCGCAAACACATAAGCTAATGGTAAATTTTGCCTCAGCTTACGGCTCGCCAAACTGCTTTTCACACTTTTCGTGCTGTCCGATCACATATCAAATGGTCTGTGAGCAGATGTATGGCATAGCTAAGCTAAAAAGAGACTTTGCAAATGCAAAATACGTTGTAAATTTTGGCCACAATCTTTTTGAAGGCATCGTCATAGCTGATGCTAAAAAGCTTGCTAAATTTGCAGCTAAAAAAGATACAAAGCTACTTGTGCTTGAGCCAAGATTTAGCGTTGTAGCTTCAAAAGCTGATGAGTGGCTGCCAGTTAGACCCGGTACCGATCTAGCTTTTGTGCTAGCTATCATAAATACATGGATACAAAATGGCACTTACGATAAAGAATTTATAGAAAAATTTACAATTGGCTTTGATGAGATCGTTAAAAGTGTAGAGGGCAAAACGCCTGAGTGGCAAGAGGCGATCACTGGTATAAAAGCAAGTGATGTTAGGCGAATCGCTGATGAAATTTATAAAGCTGCCCCAAGAGTTATTTTTGATTTTGGGCATAAGACAACCACTACAAGAGCTGAATATATGCGAACAAAAGCCATCATGGTGGCAAATGCGATGATGGGTAACTGGGAGGTCAAAGGTGGTCTTTTTGGTGGCAAAAATGCAAAAACCTTTAACAAGCTAGTTGGCGAGGATAAATTTCCAGTTCTTAAAAATCCAGATGAGAAATTTAAAGTGCCAAAAGTCACTAGACTAGACTTCGCTGGCGAGGCTGGTAGGCATAAATTTGTAAGTAGAAAACATGGCGTTTTGATGGATATAAATGACGCTATCTTAAATGAAAAGCCTTACGCCATAAAAGGCTGGTTTAATATCCGCTTTAATCATCTAATAAATGTTGCTGAGACGATGAAGAGCATAGAGGCGATGAAGAAGCTTGATTTTATCGTGGTAAGTGATGTTTATCTAAACGATATGGCGACCTTTGCTGATGTCATCTTGCCTGAGAGTAGCTACCTAGAGCGCGACGAGGGCATAGAGGATAAGTCAGGTCTAAAGCCAGCTTATATGATAAGAAATAAAGTTATTGATCCAGTTGGCGACACAAGAGATGGGGCGTTTATCTTTAGAGAGCTAGCACGCCGCATGAAGATAGATGAGCTTTATACTTGGAACGACATACGTGAGTTTAGGATGCAACAAGCTGGCGGAGATGTAAATTTACTTGCTACGCTGGAAAAAGATGGCTTTATCACGTGGGATGAGCCGGGAATTTTGTTTAGAGAAAAGGGCATGATCGATAAATTTGTCGCTAAATATCCAGTCGCATCTAAATTTGTAGGCGAAAATGGTCTAATGGATGATATGGCTAAGCTTAAAACAAAAAGCGGCAAGATAGAGCTATTTTTACCTGATGTTGAAGCGCAGTTCGCAGGATATGGCGCGCTAAATGACAAAGATATGGATACATTTGACGGACATGATCTTTGTCTAACTTGTGGCAAAACGCCTATTCATACCAACGGCCATACTCAGGCGGTGCCGTCGCTTCATGATCTTATGAGTGATAGCCCTATCTGGATAAATCCAAAAACAGCTAAACGTAAAAATTTACGTGATGGCGATATGGTTGTGGTGAAAAATAAATTTGGCGAGCAAAAGGGCAAGCTCATGGTGACCGAGGGCATTAGAGAAGATACACTCTTTATCTATCACGGCTTTGGGCACATCACTCCAGCTCTTAAGAGTATAGATCACGTAGGGCTAAATACAAGCGTGCTTCTTAATCCAGCCGAAGGGCCAGTGGCTGCGACTATGGTTACAAATGTTGGCGTTAGCATAAGTAAAGCGTAA